The DNA window CATCCAAGCCAAGGCAGACAAAGCGAACCGAGGCCGGGCAAGGCCAAGGTTCATCGCCGCGAGACGGCGTTTCATGGTTCCGGGGTCTCCACCGGCTGGTTCCATGAATTGACGTCCCGCCTTTGTTTGACCGCGTGTTCGCGAGGCTGACCGCCCGCGTCCCGCAGCCTTAGTGCGCGCCGCAAGGCGTTTATGGAGAGACCCCGATGGCCACCCAGCGCATCCTTGACTTCCTCGCCACCCGACGTCCGACCGGCCCTTGCCTCGTCGTCGACCTCGATGTCGTGCGCGATAATTTCCGCGCCTTCGAGAAGGCGTTGCCCGATTCCAAGATCTACTATGCGGTGAAAGCAAACCCGGCGCCGGAAATCCTGCGCCTGCTTGCTGCGATGGGCTCGTCCTTCGACACCGCTTCCGTTGCCGAAGTCGAGATGGCGATGGACGCCGGTGCGCCGGCGGACCGCATCTCCTTCGGCAACACCATCAAGAAGGAGCGTGACATTGCACGCGCCTACCAGCTCGGCATCCGCCTGTTCGCCGTCGACTGCGTCGAAGAGGTCGAGAAGATCGCCCGTGTCGCTCCAGGCGCCCGTGTGTTCTGCCGCGTGCTGACCGATGGCGAGGGCGCCGAGTGGCCGCTGTCGCGCAAGTTCGGCTGCGTGCCGGCGATGGCCGTCGACGTGCTGCGCCACGCCAAAGGGCTCGGCCTCGACGCCTATGGCGTGTCGTTCCATGTCGGCTCGCAGCAGACCGACCTGACCGCCTGGGACCGTGCGCTGGCCGACGCAAAGGTGGTGTTCGCGACGCTTGCCGAGGAAGGCATCGTCTTGAAGATGGTCAACATGGGAGGCGGCTTCCCGACGCGCTATCTGCGCGACGTGCCGGCCGCCCAGGCCTATGGCCAGGCGATCTTCTCGGCGCTGCGCAAGCATTTCGGCAATGCCATTCCTGAAACCATCATCGAGCCGGGCCGTGGCATGGTCGGCAACGCTGGCGTCATCAAGTCGGAAGTCGTGCTGATCTCGAAGAAGGCAGCCAACGACAATGTGCGCTGGGTGTTCCTCGACATTGGCAAGTTCGGCGGTCTGGCCGAGACGATGGACGAGGCGATCCGCTACCCGATCGTCACCGCGCATGACGGCACGGAGACGGCACCTTGCGTGCTCGCCGGCCCGACCTGCGATTCGGCCGACGTGATGTACGAGAAGACGCCCTATCCGCTGCCTTTGTCGCTGACCATCGGCGACGAGGTGCTGATCGAAGGCACCGGCGCCTACACGACCACCTACTCGGCGGTCGCCTTCAACGGCTTCGAGCCTCTCCGATCCTACGTGATCTGACGGCGCTTCCTCAGCGCATTTTCGGACGGCGAACCGGACACAACTTCGCCTGAAAATGCGCTGAGAGAGCCGATCAGATCATCCCAGGTGGGCGCCTGTCGTCCACCCGGGCTCGCCTGTGGAACAACCTCCGCTCGTGAAGGATTGCGGAAATGGAAATGTCAGTTGAAATCTTGGGCCACGCACCGGCCTTTGTGATGGTCGCCGAAACCGCCGCCGATGTTGCGGCGCGCGAGGCGTTGCTCGATCGGGCCATGGGGCCGAAGCGGCGGAAAAAATCGTCGGAGAAGCTGCGGCGTGGCCGGCGGCCCTCGGAAGGTCTGGCCTTCGTCGCGCGCGATGCATCGGGCGGCGTGGCCGGCACGGTGCGGCTGTGGGATGTCACGCTGGGCGAGGGCGGCAAGGCCGCGCTGCTGCTTGGCCCGCTCGCCGTCGATCCATCGCTCAAGAATGCCGGCATCGGTTCGGCGTTGATGCGCCAGGCCATCGCCGAGGCGGCGCGCCTTGGCCATGCCGCGATCCTGCTGGTTGGCGACGCGCCCTATTACGGGCGTTTCGGCTTCTCGGCTGAGAAGACCGGCTCGCTGGCCATGCCGGGACCCTATGAGCGGCACCGTCTGCTGGCGCTGGAACTGGTGGAAGGCGCGCTTGACGGCGTGCACGGCAC is part of the Mesorhizobium loti genome and encodes:
- a CDS encoding type III PLP-dependent enzyme, which produces MATQRILDFLATRRPTGPCLVVDLDVVRDNFRAFEKALPDSKIYYAVKANPAPEILRLLAAMGSSFDTASVAEVEMAMDAGAPADRISFGNTIKKERDIARAYQLGIRLFAVDCVEEVEKIARVAPGARVFCRVLTDGEGAEWPLSRKFGCVPAMAVDVLRHAKGLGLDAYGVSFHVGSQQTDLTAWDRALADAKVVFATLAEEGIVLKMVNMGGGFPTRYLRDVPAAQAYGQAIFSALRKHFGNAIPETIIEPGRGMVGNAGVIKSEVVLISKKAANDNVRWVFLDIGKFGGLAETMDEAIRYPIVTAHDGTETAPCVLAGPTCDSADVMYEKTPYPLPLSLTIGDEVLIEGTGAYTTTYSAVAFNGFEPLRSYVI
- a CDS encoding N-acetyltransferase, yielding MEMSVEILGHAPAFVMVAETAADVAAREALLDRAMGPKRRKKSSEKLRRGRRPSEGLAFVARDASGGVAGTVRLWDVTLGEGGKAALLLGPLAVDPSLKNAGIGSALMRQAIAEAARLGHAAILLVGDAPYYGRFGFSAEKTGSLAMPGPYERHRLLALELVEGALDGVHGTLKAAGRKLKAQELTSAA